The following coding sequences are from one Veillonella rodentium window:
- a CDS encoding efflux RND transporter periplasmic adaptor subunit, whose translation MKEFFRKHRKRIITGAVVLCVLGGGAYYYINSDDASQSQKLYTTGKVEKGDVKTSISATGTINPVNYVDVSTNVAGKLESVLVKENDQVTAGQVIAYIDTRQLQATVDDARAAMSKAELDMNRYKALVDQNAIAQQKYDDSVTDYERAKSVYDKAVADLSDATITAPMAGTVVGTPLKAGQTISTGISTQMIIATIADLSNLEIYLTVDETDIGNIKNGSRVEFTVDSKPGETFTGYVSEIAKGTKGELGKTSTSVVYYIVKVAIPQDIAGNFLPTMTARATIFGDDIKNTLVVPLTAVRTDKQGEYVYVIKDGQPVRTAVSTGVTGDTNVQILKGLSEGDEIIVSGDVTAPKSNVGGPF comes from the coding sequence ATGAAAGAATTTTTTAGAAAACATCGCAAACGTATTATTACCGGTGCCGTAGTACTATGTGTACTCGGTGGCGGTGCTTATTACTACATTAACAGCGATGATGCGAGTCAATCACAAAAACTATATACTACGGGTAAAGTTGAAAAAGGTGATGTTAAAACAAGTATTTCCGCAACAGGGACAATTAACCCTGTCAACTATGTAGATGTATCCACAAATGTAGCCGGTAAGCTTGAATCAGTACTGGTTAAGGAAAATGACCAAGTTACAGCCGGTCAGGTTATTGCGTATATTGATACGCGTCAATTACAAGCCACTGTCGACGATGCACGTGCAGCAATGTCAAAGGCTGAACTTGATATGAATCGCTATAAAGCCTTGGTTGACCAGAATGCGATTGCGCAACAGAAATATGATGATTCTGTTACTGATTATGAACGTGCTAAGTCTGTATATGATAAAGCTGTAGCTGATTTGAGTGATGCTACCATTACGGCTCCGATGGCCGGTACCGTTGTGGGTACTCCTTTGAAGGCGGGCCAAACGATCAGTACGGGGATTTCGACACAGATGATTATCGCCACGATTGCTGATTTATCTAATTTAGAAATCTATCTCACAGTGGATGAAACGGATATCGGAAATATTAAAAACGGATCGCGTGTTGAGTTTACAGTCGACTCCAAACCTGGTGAGACTTTCACGGGCTATGTATCTGAAATCGCTAAAGGTACAAAGGGTGAATTGGGCAAAACCAGTACGAGTGTAGTGTACTATATCGTAAAAGTTGCCATACCTCAGGATATAGCGGGTAATTTCTTGCCGACAATGACGGCAAGGGCCACTATTTTCGGTGATGATATAAAGAATACATTAGTTGTTCCTCTAACAGCTGTACGTACCGATAAGCAAGGGGAATATGTATATGTTATTAAAGATGGTCAACCTGTGAGAACAGCTGTATCCACCGGCGTAACCGGAGATACGAATGTACAGATTCTCAAAGGCTTGTCTGAAGGTGACGAAATCATCGTGAGCGGTGATGTGACTGCACCGAAGAGTAATGTAGGCGGACCATTCTAA
- a CDS encoding ATP-dependent 6-phosphofructokinase, with translation MNAAIRAVTRKAIHEGFQVFGIERGYLGLIQEAIFPLQARDVGGIITQGGTMLKTARYPEFQDEALQENAYQILKRYGIDHLIVIGGDGSMRGAQGLSRHGMSTMTIPCTIDNDMGGTQYTIGFDTALNTVVDAVGHIRDTSNSHERVAIVEVMGRKAGHIALQSGIACGAEIVLVPENPMPLHEVCRHLKETQLRGKEYSVILVAEGAYKSGEVKEFIKNHTEFDPSLTVLGYLQRGGGPSAFDAILAARMSEVCINTLMSGVDNRLIGYIDGHIRTISYKEAEKLQFPINEEQYTLLSILSS, from the coding sequence ATGAACGCAGCCATTCGGGCCGTTACAAGAAAAGCAATTCATGAAGGGTTTCAAGTGTTCGGCATTGAAAGGGGGTATTTGGGGCTCATACAAGAGGCTATATTCCCTCTACAGGCTCGCGATGTTGGCGGAATTATCACTCAGGGTGGTACAATGCTTAAAACGGCAAGGTATCCTGAGTTTCAAGATGAAGCTTTGCAGGAGAACGCTTATCAAATATTGAAGCGTTATGGTATCGATCATCTGATTGTTATAGGTGGGGACGGTTCCATGCGAGGTGCACAGGGCTTATCAAGACACGGTATGTCAACGATGACAATTCCTTGTACTATTGATAATGATATGGGCGGTACGCAATATACCATCGGATTTGATACGGCACTGAATACTGTTGTTGATGCGGTCGGGCATATCCGCGATACATCGAACTCTCATGAGCGGGTAGCCATTGTGGAGGTCATGGGCCGCAAGGCCGGACATATTGCTTTGCAGTCAGGGATTGCATGTGGCGCTGAAATCGTTCTGGTACCTGAGAACCCGATGCCGCTTCATGAAGTTTGCCGCCATTTGAAGGAAACTCAATTGCGCGGCAAGGAGTATAGCGTTATACTTGTGGCAGAAGGTGCCTATAAAAGTGGCGAAGTAAAAGAATTTATAAAAAATCATACGGAATTTGACCCGAGTTTGACTGTGCTAGGTTATTTACAACGTGGTGGCGGACCCTCCGCATTTGATGCGATTTTAGCCGCCCGTATGAGTGAGGTATGTATTAATACATTGATGAGCGGCGTAGATAATCGTTTAATCGGGTATATTGATGGTCATATTCGTACTATATCTTATAAGGAAGCTGAAAAATTGCAGTTTCCGATTAATGAAGAACAATACACTTTGTTGTCTATTTTAAGTAGTTAA
- a CDS encoding shikimate kinase, with amino-acid sequence MIIKRNIMLIGSMGSGKSHFGRNLAERKGWQFVDTDRVLEDRFGLPIADIYKKIGEKAFRRAEMDVLKKVCLYHEAVISVGGNFPIEHRTLKILKKYSYIIGIRAAQFRIVSRVNRRIGKRPTMDYTNVNSFVHAMIQSWKPVYKQCDYVLDTTNGRTFDFMQRIEKELETSAVQFKARRRSKDSTIPSEAISKQDIPRGGNGYEKNCNINKRWRRTGNERSHSGRYKKSNS; translated from the coding sequence ATGATAATTAAACGAAATATTATGCTCATCGGTTCTATGGGAAGTGGAAAAAGTCACTTCGGTCGTAATCTGGCGGAACGAAAAGGCTGGCAATTCGTAGATACCGATCGCGTATTGGAAGATCGTTTTGGCTTGCCCATTGCAGATATTTATAAAAAAATCGGAGAAAAAGCATTTCGCCGTGCTGAAATGGATGTTTTAAAAAAGGTATGTTTATATCATGAAGCGGTGATTTCAGTAGGTGGAAACTTTCCGATAGAACATCGCACGTTAAAGATATTGAAAAAATATTCCTATATCATCGGTATTCGCGCAGCACAATTTCGTATTGTAAGTCGAGTTAATCGCCGTATCGGTAAACGACCGACGATGGATTATACAAATGTGAATTCTTTTGTACATGCCATGATACAATCCTGGAAGCCTGTATATAAACAGTGTGACTATGTATTAGATACGACAAACGGTCGAACCTTTGATTTTATGCAGCGAATTGAAAAGGAGCTCGAAACATCTGCGGTACAATTTAAAGCAAGGCGTCGATCCAAAGATAGTACAATTCCATCAGAAGCTATATCCAAACAAGATATACCACGAGGGGGTAATGGATATGAGAAAAATTGCAATATTAACAAGCGGTGGAGACGCACCGGGAATGAACGCAGCCATTCGGGCCGTTACAAGAAAAGCAATTCATGA
- a CDS encoding prepilin peptidase — MKGTQYIIALVIYVASIMLPLWFCTQAVSYIHVALYAVFSLILLAGATIDMHYYILPDEGVVILSIGGCIYSYINDYSLANVFTGVCVVGLITFLIRYISHKGFGLGDVKWFCAIATWLTPWELICFFYIAFCSGSLYLLLSGYKKRYIPFGPFLCFGGWCALHGGSYMEILYRWILVSLKVLG; from the coding sequence ATGAAAGGGACACAGTATATTATCGCTTTAGTTATATATGTAGCATCCATAATGCTCCCTCTATGGTTTTGTACGCAGGCAGTATCTTATATTCACGTTGCTTTATATGCAGTGTTTTCACTCATACTCTTAGCAGGTGCTACCATCGATATGCATTACTATATATTGCCTGATGAAGGTGTAGTTATTCTTTCCATAGGAGGATGTATATACAGCTATATAAATGATTATAGTTTAGCGAATGTTTTTACAGGTGTTTGTGTAGTTGGCCTCATTACATTTCTCATACGCTATATCAGTCACAAGGGATTTGGTCTAGGTGATGTAAAGTGGTTTTGTGCTATCGCTACATGGTTGACACCGTGGGAATTAATCTGTTTCTTCTACATAGCGTTTTGCTCAGGTTCACTCTATCTCTTACTGAGCGGCTATAAGAAACGATATATACCGTTTGGTCCCTTTCTATGCTTTGGCGGCTGGTGTGCATTACACGGTGGAAGTTATATGGAGATATTGTATAGATGGATACTCGTCAGCTTAAAGGTCCTAGGGTAG
- a CDS encoding glycosyl hydrolase family 28-related protein gives MTPEVLKPSVVYQCDGRNKKFIFPYDFVQIEDVKLTIVDEDGTEAVQVGNIDYDESTKSVIYPANGDALAVGQKVILERKTPISQDMDLPDEYPFENIEHATDKIVLILQEMKADLDRSLKIRVDSDKNSNEVAKDIVERSVKAANDAMNAMNVISEKSDKINANADIINRLGEEIKAIASTVDDKLATANTALDTSSTNVATAERLVRDAKAYVGQTTVDKRDINELVSQARTLKTDIDNKQTSIASNAIKATDAAKRAEMAASKAEQIALPNGGGLITKTEADTKFIPKDSLYGIVSVKDFGAVGDGVADDTAAFKRANDNLKNKILLVPNGIYKINEHLTFNTVDSVMDMGTYNNVKPFYPTETPMLKGSSNIAFVKNIQYGDEVNQCQGFTYNDKKNVFVLACISGDGNNQIIYELNSSTFEIVGTYKFNDPDKMGHCNTMCYNKNTNKIYLANGLKNGNNLTVLNADTMQYERTITLNERVFNIGYDPITRTYVSIVPISGQQRLREINLYNDDFKKLKTYQVDYEYDDFNNNGAFMLNGCIMSATLGSLVECTPFGTVKQIIEINRTTEIEDIAYYNGKFYFAVLTEKPNKRHQVDIYVGDPNKDYQNSINTARLATFDYLKLTGGTLNGALKMANNTLIEGYKPDGHGVGMAKVSTSGNVELGDNSVNTFIKGKEFKHYDGTDSFTVLTTKHYGTAIYKKKDVDDNFVKKTEVDQLGFPYSKIETATDWNTFTEQSAIEINFDGGANNPPRSHKQGMLIVMNFGKGAMIDQTFHAFNGETYHRMFMANTWKSWGRVQTSLNSRLKLWSANGGNEVYVE, from the coding sequence TTGACACCAGAAGTACTAAAACCATCTGTAGTGTATCAATGTGATGGGAGAAATAAGAAGTTTATTTTCCCATATGATTTTGTCCAAATCGAGGATGTTAAATTAACTATAGTTGATGAAGATGGTACAGAGGCGGTACAAGTTGGGAACATCGATTATGATGAAAGCACCAAATCGGTAATTTACCCAGCTAATGGGGATGCACTAGCCGTAGGGCAAAAGGTTATCTTGGAGCGTAAAACACCAATCTCACAAGATATGGACTTGCCTGATGAATACCCATTCGAGAATATCGAACACGCAACGGATAAGATTGTACTTATCTTACAAGAAATGAAAGCTGATTTAGATAGATCACTTAAAATTCGTGTAGATAGTGATAAGAATTCAAATGAAGTTGCGAAAGATATTGTTGAGCGTTCTGTAAAAGCAGCTAATGATGCTATGAATGCTATGAATGTAATTAGCGAAAAGTCAGATAAGATTAACGCTAATGCAGACATAATCAACCGATTAGGTGAAGAAATCAAAGCTATTGCATCTACTGTTGATGATAAATTGGCAACGGCTAATACAGCACTAGATACATCCTCAACTAATGTTGCTACTGCTGAACGATTAGTCAGAGATGCTAAGGCATATGTTGGACAAACAACTGTTGATAAACGAGATATTAATGAGTTAGTTAGTCAAGCACGCACGTTAAAAACAGACATTGATAATAAACAAACATCAATCGCAAGTAACGCAATTAAGGCAACAGATGCGGCGAAACGTGCAGAAATGGCAGCCAGTAAAGCGGAACAAATTGCATTGCCTAATGGCGGTGGTTTAATTACAAAAACCGAAGCCGATACAAAGTTTATTCCTAAGGATAGTTTGTATGGCATTGTATCTGTAAAAGACTTTGGGGCGGTTGGTGATGGTGTGGCTGATGATACCGCAGCATTTAAACGTGCTAACGATAATCTTAAAAATAAGATATTGTTAGTACCTAATGGCATCTACAAAATTAATGAACATCTAACTTTCAATACTGTTGATAGTGTCATGGATATGGGTACATACAACAATGTAAAACCATTTTATCCTACTGAAACACCAATGCTTAAAGGTTCATCTAATATTGCCTTTGTGAAAAATATTCAATACGGCGATGAGGTCAACCAATGTCAAGGTTTTACCTACAACGATAAAAAGAATGTATTCGTGTTAGCTTGTATTAGCGGTGATGGTAACAACCAAATAATCTATGAACTCAATTCATCTACGTTTGAGATTGTAGGAACATACAAATTTAATGACCCTGATAAGATGGGGCATTGTAATACTATGTGCTACAACAAGAACACTAATAAGATTTATCTTGCCAATGGCTTAAAAAATGGTAACAACTTAACAGTACTTAACGCAGATACAATGCAATATGAACGTACTATCACATTGAATGAACGTGTATTTAATATTGGATATGACCCAATCACACGGACTTATGTAAGCATCGTACCTATTAGCGGTCAACAACGCTTACGTGAAATCAATCTATACAACGATGATTTTAAGAAATTAAAAACATATCAAGTCGATTATGAATATGATGATTTTAATAACAATGGTGCATTTATGTTAAATGGCTGCATCATGAGTGCAACGCTTGGTAGCTTGGTAGAATGTACACCATTTGGCACAGTTAAACAGATTATTGAAATCAATAGAACTACTGAAATCGAAGATATAGCTTATTACAACGGAAAATTCTATTTTGCAGTTTTAACAGAAAAACCAAACAAGCGACACCAAGTTGATATTTATGTTGGTGATCCGAACAAAGACTATCAAAACTCTATCAACACCGCACGATTGGCAACGTTTGATTATCTCAAACTAACGGGCGGTACATTAAATGGCGCACTTAAAATGGCTAACAACACCTTAATCGAGGGTTATAAACCTGACGGACATGGTGTTGGTATGGCTAAGGTATCTACTAGCGGTAATGTTGAACTTGGCGATAACTCCGTTAATACGTTTATTAAAGGTAAGGAATTTAAACACTATGATGGTACAGATAGTTTCACAGTACTTACTACCAAACATTACGGAACGGCTATTTATAAGAAAAAGGATGTAGACGATAACTTTGTTAAGAAAACCGAAGTAGACCAGTTAGGTTTTCCATATTCTAAAATTGAAACGGCAACAGATTGGAATACATTCACAGAACAAAGTGCTATTGAGATTAATTTTGATGGCGGTGCTAATAACCCACCACGTAGCCACAAACAAGGTATGTTAATCGTAATGAACTTTGGCAAAGGTGCAATGATTGACCAAACATTCCATGCGTTCAATGGCGAAACATACCACAGAATGTTTATGGCGAATACATGGAAAAGTTGGGGAAGAGTACAAACATCCTTGAATAGCCGATTGAAATTGTGGAGTGCTAATGGTGGAAATGAGGTGTATGTTGAATAA
- a CDS encoding transglycosylase SLT domain-containing protein has product MKLIGYDSNQRLNTINGGVQANVNEMAYGGNTQGMDNLTKAIGDLGNTMLTIQKQKEMTDVVNATNEYNAMMNDWLYNPDNGAMNRKGENALTIPLDYQNQEKRARQVISEKYGFKFNDAVNAFNKVADNDMTNTTNTINKFVRGQFEDSAMKALDMNVQNISNNAVVNASPDAFDDAMKQVSGSVAAQLSNLGYDDNTIRLQVKKAQQNIATTMIEKKMADDDLDGANKIINQVAMSGLIDEEKIMGYRQKVRNASMVLATSDDNKIDGVIGEFDPNDPDLLTKVTNKLYDAGFGKVAGTTGTITKEMFIKAVSANESSNNDHVVNGDSGAYGRYQIMPENWPEWSKEAGIPGADISDPEAQRKVATYKLSEYIDKYGVEVAAVAWYAGESTAEQWVKDGAKAHVKGSGGDGWDKPQYSNGNEYPSIRQYVVNTLAEIGGGQAREETPAEAQKRKDMIQRNVATRLQVMAKRKAQILENQKVEIEQRVAAAVRNGATDIEVLKMRQDYAETHPEYQRAMQGQLNQAQISVNKAAAKALQAKSANVLGVKVAIANGQFKSMGDLNNFIGQMGVYFTPQQLAEINHEFDEYSNGTGKYSPDMAGMKSSIENLAGRKIDGVEWQGVSTAVYPKVQEFREKNGYDPSPAQMAQWGADAVAEQTIASTETGKYWGVGKLANTFGGKGAAVSYTNAQLASQGMYGLYNTTGADGQPYYVYKDARGEEYTITPAELAERLGQ; this is encoded by the coding sequence ATGAAGTTAATAGGCTATGATAGTAATCAACGCTTAAACACAATTAATGGCGGTGTACAAGCTAATGTAAATGAAATGGCTTATGGTGGTAACACACAAGGCATGGATAACCTCACAAAAGCCATTGGTGATTTAGGCAACACAATGCTTACAATACAAAAGCAAAAGGAAATGACCGATGTTGTAAATGCAACGAATGAATATAATGCCATGATGAATGATTGGCTATATAACCCTGATAATGGTGCTATGAACCGAAAGGGCGAAAATGCTTTGACTATTCCACTTGATTATCAAAACCAAGAGAAAAGAGCAAGGCAGGTTATATCCGAAAAGTATGGCTTTAAATTCAATGATGCGGTCAATGCTTTTAATAAAGTTGCAGATAATGATATGACTAACACTACAAACACGATCAATAAGTTTGTACGAGGTCAATTTGAAGATAGTGCTATGAAAGCACTAGATATGAATGTACAAAACATATCTAATAATGCGGTAGTAAATGCTAGTCCTGATGCATTCGATGATGCCATGAAACAAGTAAGTGGTAGTGTGGCAGCACAACTATCTAATCTTGGTTATGATGATAATACTATCCGCTTACAGGTTAAGAAAGCACAACAAAACATTGCTACAACCATGATTGAAAAGAAGATGGCTGATGATGATTTAGATGGTGCTAACAAGATTATCAATCAAGTTGCTATGTCAGGCTTAATCGATGAAGAAAAAATCATGGGTTATCGTCAAAAGGTGCGTAATGCATCAATGGTGTTGGCTACATCAGATGATAACAAGATTGATGGTGTCATTGGTGAGTTTGACCCTAATGACCCTGACTTGCTAACTAAAGTAACCAACAAACTATATGATGCTGGTTTTGGTAAAGTTGCTGGCACTACTGGAACTATCACAAAAGAGATGTTCATTAAAGCTGTTTCGGCAAATGAAAGTAGCAATAATGATCATGTAGTAAATGGGGATAGTGGTGCATATGGTCGATACCAGATAATGCCTGAAAATTGGCCTGAATGGAGTAAAGAGGCTGGAATTCCCGGCGCTGATATTTCAGACCCTGAAGCACAACGTAAAGTCGCTACTTATAAATTAAGTGAATATATAGATAAGTATGGTGTAGAGGTGGCTGCAGTCGCTTGGTACGCAGGGGAAAGTACTGCTGAACAATGGGTAAAAGATGGTGCGAAAGCACATGTAAAAGGTAGTGGCGGTGATGGTTGGGATAAACCTCAATATAGCAATGGGAATGAATATCCTAGTATTCGTCAATATGTTGTAAATACATTAGCTGAGATTGGTGGAGGTCAAGCAAGAGAAGAAACACCAGCAGAGGCACAAAAGCGAAAAGATATGATCCAACGTAACGTGGCAACACGCTTACAAGTTATGGCTAAACGTAAAGCACAAATTCTTGAAAACCAAAAAGTAGAGATTGAGCAACGTGTAGCAGCAGCGGTAAGAAATGGTGCGACTGATATTGAAGTTTTGAAGATGCGACAAGATTATGCGGAAACTCATCCTGAATATCAACGAGCAATGCAAGGTCAGTTAAACCAAGCACAAATATCTGTAAACAAAGCAGCTGCCAAAGCATTGCAAGCTAAATCAGCTAATGTTTTAGGTGTTAAAGTTGCAATAGCAAATGGACAGTTTAAGTCTATGGGTGATTTAAACAACTTCATTGGTCAAATGGGTGTATATTTTACACCACAACAGTTAGCAGAAATTAACCATGAATTTGATGAATATTCAAATGGTACAGGGAAGTATTCTCCTGATATGGCTGGCATGAAAAGTAGCATAGAAAACTTGGCTGGTAGAAAAATAGATGGTGTTGAATGGCAAGGGGTATCAACTGCAGTTTACCCTAAAGTACAAGAGTTTAGGGAGAAAAACGGATATGACCCATCGCCAGCACAAATGGCACAATGGGGTGCTGATGCGGTGGCAGAACAAACAATCGCATCAACAGAAACTGGTAAATATTGGGGTGTAGGTAAGTTAGCAAATACCTTTGGTGGTAAAGGCGCTGCAGTATCTTACACGAACGCACAACTAGCATCACAAGGTATGTATGGTTTATATAACACAACTGGTGCAGATGGACAACCATATTATGTGTACAAAGATGCTAGGGGCGAAGAATACACCATTACACCAGCAGAATTAGCTGAAAGGTTAGGACAATAA